The Polynucleobacter sp. MWH-UH35A genomic interval ATTTCAGTGCATTAATTTGGGATATAACTTGGTTTGATACCTCAACAGCGTTTTCACCAGGCTTTTTGGTGACTGAAATAGTAACTGCTGGATGGTCTATTGAAGATTTGCTTTTAGCGTCGGCATGCCAGACTAAGCGCTGATTTTGAATGGGGCCCTCAACTACTGCGGCCACATCTCTCATGTAAATTGGATTGCCTTGACGAACTCCTAGAGCAATTGATTGGACATCTTCCAAGCTTTTCAGAAAAGGGCCGGTTTCGATTGCAATCCTACCTTGCTCTGTTAGTAGATCACCTACAGGCATTCCTAGGTTAGCTGTCTCTAGTGCCATTCTTAACTCTGGAATCGTTACACCCTTGATAGCCATTTTTTCGGGATTCACTTCAATCCGAACAGCCCGCCCTGGGCCTCCTATCGTGGTGACCTCGCGTGCCCCCTTAACTCTTTTTAAGTCTATCTCTACTTTATTGGCAATTTTTTCCAGTTCGAATGCACTTATCGAGGGATTATTTGAAAATAGTGTGAGCGATAGGATTGGTACGTCATCGATTCCCTTTGGCTTAATAATCGCTGGCATCACTCCAAGACCCTTTGGTAGCCAGTCAGAGTTAGCGGCGACAGTATCATGCAAGCGGACTAATGCTTCAGTTCTCGGTACGCCAACTTTGAATTGAACTGTAATGACTGATAAACCTGTTTGCGACATAGACATCACATGCTCTATCCCTGCAATTTGAGATAGAACTTGCTCCGCTGGTATGGATACCATTTCCTCCACATTTTTTGCGGTTGCGCCGGGGAAGGGGATGATGACATTAGCCATCGTGACATTGATTTGCGGCTCCTCCTCACGTGGCGTTACGATAATGGCGAATAGACCAAGTAATAATGCAAGAATAGCCAGAAGAGGAGTTATCTGCGCGCTTTGAAAGAATTTAGCGAATCGGCCTGATAAGCCTAATTTCTTATCCATGTACTTGATCCCCTAAATATTGCAAAATAAGATTCAATATATTTAACGTTGATTGTTTTGATTAAAAAAGGCTCAGAATAAATTGATTCAGTTGTGAAGTTGGCAGTGCGCCGGTAATACGCTTAATCTCAACTCCATTTTTAAATGCCGCTAAGGTGGGTATGGAGCGGATAGAAAATTCTTGAGCAATAACTGGTTGGGCTTCAGTGTCTAATTTAATGTGAAGAACCTGTTCGCCATATTTTTTTGCGCTAGCTTCAAAAGTTGGGGCAAACATCTTGCATGGCCCGCACCAAGGCGCCCAGAAATCTACTACAACAGGTAGGTTGCTATAACTGAGGATTTCTTTAAGGCTTGCTTGGTCTGCATCAATAGGGCCTAACAATAAACCTGCTTTACAAACTCCACATACTGGATTTTGATTAATCCGTTCCAATGGTAGGCGATTAAATTTATGGCAGCTTGGGCACTTAATCAACATATATTGCGTTCCCTTAAATATGGATTAATTAATTACAGTGTTCGATGTACTTGCAACATCTGATAAATCTTTTCGTCAATCGGACCGGGTAGAGGTGTAATACCAGCCTCCCGAAGCTGCATGCATATTTGACCTCTTAGAACAATTAGCCCCTTAAGTGTCTCGCGCTTATGAAAATGATCGTGATTGCGATCGATATCGGCAAGTAAAAACTGATGTAAATTTTCGTGATCAGAAAGATCTAAATTTAAGGCAAAGGCGAGCCGCACAATTTCTTGGTTAAGCTCATGAATCGTTTTTTCATATTCATGCTCTTGAAAAGGGGCAGATATTGTATTCATGATGCCTCCTTTAATGGAGGTAAGCTGTTATGTACATGCTGTTACTTTATTAGTTCTATTCTTGGTTGATCTGATTAAGCAATTTCTAACATGAGCGTTCTATGACATTATATAATAAAATATAATATATGAATATTATTTAAAAGGAAAGCACATGAAAACAGCTCATGATTTGGTTGCTCAGGCTAAATTGTCAATAAATGAGGTTTCTATCGGGGATGCACCCCATGCTATTCAGGGTGCTGACGTGTTATTGGATGTGCGCGAAGCGGATGAATATGCAAATGGACATATCCCTGGGGCCATTCATATGTCTCGAGGTTTACTTGAATTCAAGTTAAGCAATGATCCAAATTTAAGCTCTCGGGATCTCAAAATAGTGCTCTACTGTAAAAATAGCGGTAGGGCTGCATTAGCATCAAAGGCACTGCATGACATGGGATATATGAACATTCAATCAATTGCCGGTGGATTTGATGCGTGGGCTCAGGCGGGTAACCCAATTGCTAAACCAGAGCCAATCGAATTTGAGTAAATGAACTAATAAATAAAGGACATCATCATGAGTGGAAATCCAACCGTAAGACTTAAGCAGCAAGCGGATTATCAGTTTGCAATATTTTATAGCGAGGAAAAAGCTCCTATCATGGGTGATGAGCCGCCACCCCTGGGGAAATCGGAGGGGGCAACCCCTTCGCAATTACTAATTGCTGCGGTTGCCAATTGTTTATCGGACTCGTTGCTTTTTGCTTTAAGAAAATTCAAACAAGCTCCTGAGCCTATAGAGACTTTAGCTACTTGCGAAATAGGACGCAATGAGCAGAATCGCCTCCGAATTTTGTCGATACGCGTTGAGATACATGTTGGCGTGCCTGGGGAGTCTTTGGAGAATCTAGATAGAGTCTTGGCTCAGTTTCAGGAGTTTTGCACTGTTTCATCAAGTGTTGGCGCAGGTATTCCGGTCAATGTGTTCGTAATCGATAGTTTAAGAAAGCAACTTTACCCAGCAATCTAAGCGATCTTTTTGATGTTAATCAAATAATCTTTTTTTAAAGATCCTATAGTGAAACCACTGGAGGATGAAAAATGAAAATGTTAGTTGAGCTATTTGGATCGTTTGCAGGTCAATTAAGTTTGGCGGTTATTCTTTTTATGATCGGCATGGTCATATTTTTTGCCCGTTTATTTATTAAGAAAAGTGCTGAGGGCGGCGATCAGTAATTGCACATAAAAAAGCCCTTGAGTATGCATTCAAGGGCTTTTGTAATGCCTAGCTATCTTTATTTAGCTAAACGCTTGAATTCCTGTTTGTGCACGACCGAGAATCAAGGCATGAATATCATGAGTTCCTTCATAAGTATTTACTACCTCAAGGTTCAACATGTGACGCACAACGCCGTACTCATCTGAAATGCCGTTACCGCCGTGCATATCACGCGCCATGCGAGCA includes:
- the trxC gene encoding thioredoxin TrxC, translated to MLIKCPSCHKFNRLPLERINQNPVCGVCKAGLLLGPIDADQASLKEILSYSNLPVVVDFWAPWCGPCKMFAPTFEASAKKYGEQVLHIKLDTEAQPVIAQEFSIRSIPTLAAFKNGVEIKRITGALPTSQLNQFILSLF
- a CDS encoding rhodanese-like domain-containing protein: MKTAHDLVAQAKLSINEVSIGDAPHAIQGADVLLDVREADEYANGHIPGAIHMSRGLLEFKLSNDPNLSSRDLKIVLYCKNSGRAALASKALHDMGYMNIQSIAGGFDAWAQAGNPIAKPEPIEFE
- a CDS encoding OsmC family protein, whose protein sequence is MSGNPTVRLKQQADYQFAIFYSEEKAPIMGDEPPPLGKSEGATPSQLLIAAVANCLSDSLLFALRKFKQAPEPIETLATCEIGRNEQNRLRILSIRVEIHVGVPGESLENLDRVLAQFQEFCTVSSSVGAGIPVNVFVIDSLRKQLYPAI
- a CDS encoding DUF3149 domain-containing protein; amino-acid sequence: MKMLVELFGSFAGQLSLAVILFMIGMVIFFARLFIKKSAEGGDQ